In one window of Tumebacillus algifaecis DNA:
- a CDS encoding TOMM precursor leader peptide-binding protein, which produces MNKRQIWIVGEGLFAEAVSERLEADFELVRLQNSQALDLSGAKPGVVLSLSDRRDPDWEMNIQRETRAHGVPYLRAYLYVDRGFLGPWSFAEQEGCLQCAEIRMRNVHPNKPIWNAVSKAQQSESYRVAPKLWTVPFLDWFGELIAEELESFAAGRTLRFTQAVYAGYDGNLKGQIHHFLAHPQCPECSVVPDDSPELAEVRIESRLKSDPRSYRLPNPKLNRENLRKEFYDWRMGLIHHLYRETYSKFIPITGAELPLETENHTEIGFGRTVTFNDSELTSILEALERYAGMIPRGRKTVNFGSYQEFREHAIHPPQLGIHDPAQRAEPGFRYHPYDDDLKVGWVWAYSWRQQKSVLIPEQMVYYRLSQTTPDQPPVNRFVYETSNGCAMGGSLEEAIYYGLMEVIERDAFLVAWYNRLPLTEIDLEGVKDQNILLVKDRVEAMGYRLHLFDMTMESGIPSIWATLINPAEDAGVKTYTAAGAHADPEKAIMGAMVEVVTSMPIYEISLTPKRDEAEAMVNDPTLVQTMEDHVLLYSHPDTLPRYDFLFGEGRQVKSVRDLYANWYENTPPKDFSAELTDLMDRLLEHHQDILIIDETPPELEPLGIRAVKVIVQGMLTMSFGHQFRRIVMERVQQAPVTMGYRKEPIAPEEINLQPHPFP; this is translated from the coding sequence ATGAACAAGCGGCAGATATGGATCGTAGGCGAAGGTCTTTTTGCAGAAGCGGTTTCCGAGCGTCTGGAAGCTGACTTTGAACTGGTTCGTTTGCAGAACTCGCAAGCGCTCGATCTGTCAGGGGCCAAGCCCGGTGTGGTATTGAGCCTGTCAGATCGCCGTGACCCTGACTGGGAGATGAACATTCAACGGGAGACGCGAGCGCATGGCGTTCCTTACTTGCGCGCTTATCTCTATGTCGATCGAGGCTTTCTCGGGCCGTGGTCGTTCGCGGAGCAAGAAGGTTGTCTGCAGTGCGCGGAGATTCGAATGCGCAATGTCCATCCGAACAAGCCGATCTGGAACGCGGTGAGCAAAGCTCAACAAAGCGAGTCGTATCGGGTTGCGCCTAAGCTCTGGACCGTACCGTTTCTCGACTGGTTTGGCGAGTTGATCGCGGAGGAGTTGGAGTCGTTCGCAGCAGGTCGCACGCTGCGCTTCACACAAGCGGTGTACGCCGGATATGATGGCAATCTAAAGGGACAGATTCATCATTTCCTCGCCCATCCGCAGTGCCCTGAATGTTCAGTTGTGCCAGATGACAGCCCGGAATTGGCGGAGGTGCGGATCGAATCGCGCCTGAAGTCAGACCCGCGCTCTTACCGTTTGCCCAACCCCAAGTTGAACCGGGAGAATTTGCGCAAAGAATTTTACGATTGGCGCATGGGCTTGATCCATCACCTGTATCGGGAGACGTACTCGAAATTCATTCCGATCACTGGCGCTGAACTGCCTCTGGAAACGGAGAACCATACGGAGATCGGATTTGGCCGCACCGTCACGTTTAACGATTCGGAATTAACTTCCATTTTGGAAGCGCTGGAACGTTATGCGGGTATGATTCCACGCGGCAGAAAGACGGTGAACTTCGGTTCCTATCAAGAGTTCCGTGAACATGCGATCCATCCGCCTCAGCTGGGCATTCACGATCCGGCCCAGCGCGCGGAGCCAGGCTTTCGTTACCATCCCTATGATGATGATCTAAAAGTTGGCTGGGTGTGGGCCTACTCGTGGCGTCAGCAAAAATCGGTGCTGATCCCGGAACAGATGGTCTACTATCGATTGAGTCAGACGACGCCCGACCAACCTCCGGTCAATCGCTTTGTCTATGAGACTTCGAACGGCTGTGCGATGGGCGGTTCGCTCGAAGAAGCGATTTACTATGGTCTGATGGAAGTGATCGAGCGCGATGCGTTCCTCGTCGCTTGGTACAATCGTCTGCCGCTTACCGAAATCGATCTGGAAGGCGTAAAGGACCAAAACATCCTGCTTGTGAAAGACCGCGTCGAAGCGATGGGGTACCGCTTGCATCTGTTCGACATGACGATGGAAAGTGGCATCCCGAGTATCTGGGCGACGCTGATCAATCCGGCAGAGGACGCGGGTGTGAAAACGTATACGGCTGCCGGAGCTCATGCCGACCCGGAAAAAGCGATCATGGGAGCGATGGTCGAAGTGGTGACCTCGATGCCGATCTACGAGATTTCGTTGACGCCAAAACGCGATGAAGCGGAGGCGATGGTGAACGATCCGACGCTGGTGCAGACGATGGAAGATCACGTGTTGCTCTACTCGCATCCGGACACGTTGCCGCGCTATGACTTTTTGTTCGGCGAAGGGCGTCAGGTAAAAAGCGTGCGCGACCTGTACGCCAATTGGTACGAAAACACACCTCCCAAGGACTTTTCTGCCGAGTTGACCGATCTGATGGACCGTTTGCTCGAGCATCATCAGGATATTCTGATCATCGATGAGACACCACCGGAGTTGGAACCGCTGGGGATTCGGGCGGTCAAAGTGATCGTGCAAGGGATGCTGACGATGTCGTTTGGCCATCAGTTTAGACGCATCGTCATGGAGCGTGTGCAGCAAGCTCCGGTCACCATGGGATACCGCAAGGAACCGATCGCGCCGGAAGAAATCAATCTGCAACCGCATCCGTTCCCATAA
- a CDS encoding thiazolylpeptide-type bacteriocin produces the protein MEIKALEVTGLEVMDLNDAMALPETAASSGSSSSSGCSTCGSSSCCGSC, from the coding sequence ATGGAAATCAAAGCTCTCGAAGTTACTGGTTTGGAAGTAATGGACCTGAACGACGCTATGGCTCTGCCGGAAACTGCTGCATCGTCCGGTTCCTCCTCCAGCTCCGGTTGCTCCACTTGCGGTTCCAGCTCCTGCTGCGGTAGCTGCTAA
- a CDS encoding lantibiotic dehydratase — MNEMTTDTASVRAGVETKLAPNFMLRVAGISIQSLLEWQAPQTMDCLYRITEQTNWLSRHTQPLVDRIEAAVPKLVDDAVRNQLIKYKRDIFNSRFPKKRPPEFAGHIPDDLIAEMQAWEVVYQSNRDLEQEAQSHYEGELHQSRLKMQELAKDPYFLNGVVQTSQELYTKLQKYIETPIEEQSARLRKVEYNLSTVLTRTGAKTSPFSSFTLVGLGEWDQDGKQSLASVGHYSSRLRINHTYVLRLFDGLLNRPEIRPLLTYRTNRSSMVSNGQFRMMRRTDNPKRRPRVFRTSEAHVSLNYNPSIQTVLDKVKSAPGERLSFADLLQDLSGFGKQEEIAKFLGQLIDLQILEPAAEILDQTPDILAEVLGWLEQWPTEITDRVANDLHTVQALITTFETAGVEERKELLSQLTALFEGLYATVGLEPDGTRFAMLLYEDAIMPEPTRLPADEWQAMAQDLARLQELSPLFDVKYRLQSRLAQVFREQYGEDGVCTRASDMIQALVTVNQEFFRAMVPEELHADLKLANDVENIRILNELKLEFGRLITERLLSGEEVVLSDADVESFTSRIPKSIRNRPMAHDFFVQWEKRADGQNLLVLNQAYHGFLTFFTRFLEYAEGNEVQELRAYLESLFEGTGAFAEVSGVYGFNANLREPLAQRELVFPDLPQTWPSEAAPESLRWSDLSWVYDKQTDRVMLHHPETGPLQTAFLGTLIPLMLPSLVRMVTNLFTNSLLPLNFHSFHEHTLTDEQRLQEVRRYPRVRLGQVVVSRQKWMVPRSRLIEREKKESDYEFFSRVHKWRTKLGLPSRVFIRFMPMTDEENPFAQMFEGKEAEQTEVNFTNFKPQYIDFESPLLVRLFGKIIVDTKLGMKIEEMLPDAEGMFFNEQGRTHVTELTVELGKPGGRG; from the coding sequence ATGAATGAAATGACAACTGACACCGCATCGGTTCGTGCGGGCGTCGAAACGAAGCTCGCACCGAACTTCATGTTGCGCGTGGCAGGCATCTCGATTCAGAGTCTGCTGGAGTGGCAAGCTCCACAGACGATGGACTGCCTCTATCGTATCACGGAGCAAACCAATTGGTTGAGCAGACATACGCAGCCGCTTGTTGACCGCATCGAGGCCGCCGTGCCCAAACTGGTCGATGATGCGGTGCGCAACCAGTTGATCAAATATAAACGTGACATTTTTAACAGCCGTTTTCCGAAAAAGCGTCCTCCTGAGTTTGCTGGACATATCCCGGACGATCTGATCGCCGAGATGCAAGCTTGGGAGGTCGTTTATCAATCAAACCGTGATTTGGAACAGGAAGCTCAGTCGCACTATGAGGGCGAGTTGCATCAAAGCCGTCTTAAGATGCAGGAACTGGCGAAAGATCCGTATTTTCTCAACGGCGTGGTGCAGACAAGTCAAGAGCTGTACACTAAGCTGCAAAAGTACATCGAAACACCAATCGAAGAGCAGAGTGCACGGTTGCGCAAAGTGGAATACAACCTGAGCACGGTGTTGACGCGCACAGGAGCTAAGACATCACCTTTTAGCTCCTTTACCTTAGTCGGACTCGGTGAATGGGATCAGGACGGCAAACAGTCTCTCGCATCGGTCGGACATTACAGCAGCCGCCTGCGGATCAATCATACATATGTGCTCCGCTTGTTTGATGGGCTGTTGAATCGGCCGGAGATTCGTCCACTGCTCACCTACCGAACGAATCGCTCATCGATGGTAAGCAACGGTCAATTCCGCATGATGCGCCGCACAGACAATCCGAAGCGCAGACCGCGCGTGTTCCGCACGTCCGAAGCGCACGTCTCGCTTAATTATAACCCCTCGATTCAGACCGTCTTGGATAAAGTGAAATCTGCACCGGGAGAGCGGCTCTCGTTTGCCGATCTGCTCCAAGATCTGTCCGGTTTTGGCAAACAAGAGGAGATCGCGAAATTCCTCGGGCAGTTGATCGACTTGCAGATTCTCGAACCGGCCGCCGAAATACTGGATCAGACACCCGATATTCTGGCCGAGGTACTGGGGTGGCTTGAGCAGTGGCCGACAGAGATCACGGACAGAGTTGCCAATGATCTGCATACGGTGCAGGCACTGATCACCACGTTTGAAACGGCAGGGGTGGAAGAGCGCAAGGAGCTTTTATCGCAATTGACCGCGCTGTTCGAGGGGCTGTATGCGACGGTCGGCCTGGAGCCGGACGGCACTCGTTTTGCCATGCTTCTCTATGAAGATGCGATCATGCCGGAGCCAACTCGTTTGCCTGCTGACGAGTGGCAAGCGATGGCACAGGATCTCGCTCGCCTGCAAGAACTCTCGCCGCTGTTCGATGTGAAGTACCGCCTGCAGTCAAGATTGGCACAGGTGTTCCGCGAGCAGTACGGGGAAGATGGTGTCTGCACCCGTGCTTCCGACATGATTCAGGCACTGGTGACGGTCAATCAGGAATTCTTCCGGGCGATGGTGCCGGAGGAACTGCATGCAGATTTGAAGCTTGCGAACGATGTGGAAAACATTCGCATCTTAAACGAGCTGAAGTTGGAGTTTGGGCGCCTGATCACCGAACGGCTGTTGAGCGGGGAAGAAGTGGTGTTGAGCGACGCTGATGTGGAGTCGTTCACGTCACGGATTCCAAAAAGCATTCGCAATCGCCCGATGGCGCACGACTTTTTCGTTCAATGGGAGAAACGGGCAGATGGACAAAACCTGCTGGTGCTCAACCAAGCCTATCACGGTTTTCTCACCTTCTTCACCCGTTTCCTGGAGTATGCAGAGGGGAACGAAGTGCAGGAACTGCGCGCCTATTTGGAATCGTTGTTTGAAGGCACCGGTGCCTTTGCTGAAGTATCGGGTGTGTACGGATTTAACGCAAACTTGCGCGAACCACTGGCCCAACGCGAACTGGTATTTCCCGATCTGCCTCAGACTTGGCCGAGCGAAGCGGCGCCCGAATCGCTGCGCTGGAGCGACCTGTCGTGGGTCTATGACAAACAGACGGACCGCGTGATGCTTCATCATCCCGAAACAGGTCCGCTCCAAACTGCATTTTTGGGTACGCTGATCCCGCTGATGCTACCGAGCTTGGTGCGCATGGTCACCAACCTGTTTACCAACTCGCTGCTCCCGCTCAATTTCCACTCCTTCCATGAGCACACGTTGACCGATGAGCAGCGTTTGCAGGAAGTGCGCAGATATCCGCGCGTGCGTCTCGGACAGGTCGTGGTCTCACGTCAAAAATGGATGGTGCCGCGCAGTCGATTGATCGAGCGTGAGAAGAAAGAGAGCGATTATGAATTCTTCTCCCGTGTACACAAGTGGCGTACGAAACTTGGGCTGCCCAGCCGCGTCTTTATTCGCTTTATGCCGATGACCGACGAGGAGAACCCGTTTGCCCAGATGTTCGAAGGGAAAGAGGCGGAGCAGACGGAAGTGAATTTCACCAATTTTAAACCGCAATATATCGATTTTGAAAGTCCGTTACTGGTTCGTCTGTTCGGCAAGATCATCGTGGACACCAAGCTGGGCATGAAAATTGAAGAGATGCTACCCGATGCTGAGGGGATGTTTTTTAACGAGCAGGGTCGCACTCATGTGACAGAATTGACGGTCGAACTTGGCAAGCCGGGTGGAAGGGGTTGA
- a CDS encoding SagB family peptide dehydrogenase, which yields MSNRNLSIGRSFWLQTSYLRFQTMRDLEVRTEPEPFLTASSHRGHVPLSRETVRELGTVEPLHQLRQGTHLAPLVKLTTLLHNALGLVRYEYGSVRPFHRGAPSARCLYSTELYVIPADSDWLGEEGIYRYDPLMHALERIDLHTNWDVLENALGRSLAGAEGVLVVGADFWRIARLYADFAYNIASLEAGHVIAQLNMIATRLGYTPTVHEQFLDQDLMELLGMNEDVKTPLAVIVLWPQATAGESPKRELVRERKLIDMASVSTRFEREMNQCADLQQMMKASRLTSRVELELPEIDSSGVTEELVHTSASCVELVQRSTKSRHPDLLEALKSRNSANDRIGLNAVGRPLPFAELSGLLCELAANPEAIELAQEVGLYLAAHRVEGLQSGIYRCDLSVPALCTLTVQEDVGRAMERASVVDGKFINFRSIPLSFYFAVDLERTLQKYGNRGYQILLMKVGRLAQSLCLLAAARGWFARPLKSYRDAEAEEMLGIAQSTQIVAYQLVMGESDTPYLEFDMGL from the coding sequence ATGAGCAATCGCAACCTTTCGATCGGCCGCTCCTTTTGGCTACAAACGAGCTATCTACGCTTTCAGACGATGCGCGATTTAGAAGTGCGCACCGAACCGGAGCCGTTCCTCACCGCTTCCTCTCATCGCGGACACGTCCCGTTGAGCCGTGAAACGGTTCGAGAACTCGGCACGGTCGAGCCGTTGCATCAATTGCGGCAAGGGACGCATTTGGCTCCTTTGGTTAAATTGACAACCTTGCTGCACAACGCGCTTGGATTGGTGCGATATGAATACGGGAGCGTACGCCCATTTCATCGGGGGGCCCCTTCGGCGCGTTGTTTATATTCGACCGAACTGTACGTGATCCCAGCCGATTCCGATTGGCTAGGCGAGGAAGGCATCTATCGCTATGATCCGCTCATGCATGCATTGGAACGTATTGATTTGCATACGAATTGGGATGTGTTGGAAAATGCGTTAGGGCGATCTCTGGCCGGCGCAGAAGGCGTGCTGGTGGTGGGTGCAGATTTCTGGCGCATCGCTCGGCTCTACGCGGACTTTGCGTACAACATCGCCAGTTTGGAAGCGGGGCATGTGATCGCCCAATTGAACATGATAGCGACCCGTTTGGGGTACACGCCAACCGTTCATGAGCAGTTTCTCGATCAAGACTTGATGGAATTGCTGGGCATGAACGAAGACGTGAAGACGCCGCTCGCTGTGATTGTGCTTTGGCCACAAGCGACAGCGGGCGAGTCGCCCAAACGAGAGCTGGTTCGGGAACGGAAACTGATTGACATGGCGTCGGTCTCCACTCGGTTTGAACGGGAGATGAACCAATGCGCGGATTTGCAACAGATGATGAAAGCTTCGCGATTGACGAGCCGTGTTGAACTGGAACTACCCGAGATCGACAGTTCAGGGGTGACTGAGGAGCTTGTGCACACGTCCGCTTCCTGTGTCGAGCTTGTACAGCGCTCGACAAAAAGTCGCCATCCGGATCTGCTGGAGGCGCTAAAGTCGCGCAACTCTGCCAATGACCGCATCGGGTTGAACGCAGTCGGACGACCGCTACCTTTTGCCGAACTGTCCGGATTGTTGTGTGAGTTGGCTGCCAATCCAGAAGCGATCGAGCTGGCCCAAGAGGTCGGCCTGTATCTGGCTGCGCATCGCGTTGAAGGATTGCAGTCGGGGATCTACCGCTGTGATCTGTCTGTTCCCGCCTTGTGTACCTTGACAGTTCAGGAAGATGTCGGGCGGGCGATGGAACGTGCCAGCGTGGTAGACGGGAAATTTATCAATTTCCGCTCGATTCCACTCAGCTTCTATTTCGCAGTTGATCTCGAGAGGACGTTGCAAAAGTATGGCAATCGCGGGTATCAGATTCTATTGATGAAGGTGGGGCGGCTGGCACAATCGCTGTGTCTATTGGCCGCGGCGCGCGGCTGGTTTGCCCGACCATTGAAAAGCTATCGCGATGCTGAAGCGGAAGAGATGCTCGGCATCGCACAATCGACACAAATCGTCGCCTATCAGTTGGTGATGGGGGAAAGTGATACGCCGTATTTGGAATTTGACATGGGTTTGTAA
- a CDS encoding thiazolylpeptide-type bacteriocin produces the protein MEIKALEVTGLEVMDLNDAMALPETAASSGSSSSSGCSTCGSSSCCGSC, from the coding sequence ATGGAAATCAAAGCACTCGAAGTGACTGGTCTGGAAGTAATGGACCTGAATGATGCAATGGCTCTGCCGGAGACTGCTGCATCGTCCGGTTCCTCCTCCAGCTCTGGCTGCTCCACCTGCGGTTCCAGCTCTTGCTGCGGAAGCTGCTAA
- a CDS encoding thiopeptide-type bacteriocin biosynthesis protein, whose translation MTAPTEREWTALHIFYHHFEKQDDLLLDCLMPAVRKLQAEGHCNEWFFLRYWDGGPHIRIRFLQPSEQVETYIREQAAAFIAANLPQQEMDASTYYANHKFDGEAVDQDSLSWYGNGSIVNLPYEPEFKRYGGIKAMAVSEDLFTHSSDIVEQVLQATRGEYQKRMNIAMDMMLLTALCLGVRAEDVGMFFERYMYSWQGFVDKPDEQRAKIGEMFERQRDMWVTRFRTLVEFVDSDQEFMFYRQWVDHLKAAFARYEEIALRGELVCPYDDDPVDHERRRRYAIASIAVSQIHMTNNRLGVLMSYEHYLSCMLHLAAARQVTTVEEGR comes from the coding sequence ATGACAGCGCCAACGGAGCGGGAGTGGACAGCCCTCCATATTTTTTATCACCATTTTGAAAAACAGGACGACCTGCTGCTTGACTGCCTGATGCCGGCGGTGCGCAAACTGCAGGCGGAGGGTCATTGTAACGAATGGTTCTTCCTGCGCTACTGGGATGGAGGCCCCCATATCCGCATCCGCTTTTTGCAGCCTTCCGAACAGGTAGAGACTTATATTCGGGAACAGGCTGCCGCTTTCATCGCCGCCAATCTGCCGCAACAGGAGATGGATGCTTCGACGTACTATGCCAATCACAAATTTGACGGCGAAGCGGTCGATCAAGACAGCCTCTCTTGGTATGGCAATGGTAGCATCGTCAACCTGCCTTATGAACCGGAGTTCAAACGCTATGGTGGAATCAAGGCGATGGCGGTGAGCGAAGACCTGTTCACCCATTCTAGCGATATTGTGGAGCAGGTGTTGCAGGCGACGCGAGGTGAGTACCAAAAGCGGATGAACATCGCGATGGACATGATGCTCTTGACGGCGCTCTGCCTCGGTGTGCGCGCAGAGGATGTCGGGATGTTTTTTGAACGATACATGTACAGTTGGCAGGGGTTCGTTGACAAACCGGACGAGCAGCGTGCCAAGATCGGGGAGATGTTCGAACGGCAGCGCGACATGTGGGTCACGCGCTTTCGCACCCTGGTCGAGTTTGTCGATTCTGATCAGGAGTTCATGTTCTACCGGCAGTGGGTCGATCACCTCAAGGCGGCCTTCGCTCGCTATGAAGAGATCGCACTGCGCGGTGAACTGGTCTGCCCCTACGATGATGATCCGGTCGATCATGAGCGCCGCCGACGCTATGCGATCGCCTCGATTGCAGTGTCACAGATCCATATGACCAACAACCGATTGGGTGTGCTGATGTCTTATGAACACTATCTGAGCTGCATGCTTCATCTGGCGGCGGCCCGTCAGGTCACGACGGTAGAGGAGGGGCGCTGA
- a CDS encoding SagB family peptide dehydrogenase produces the protein MESNGPHHNIREGRWLAASRRASSVQERMELKRSEIDNPFHLAEMYHANSKFDPDLMSLQLPLDKYSVPDVMEDATEHYFDLPRFEELPPLPGAFGDVLLSRRSSWDFTMPIEREELILLLKYALGTNALKTVPDGAKELQLRLRSYPSGGALYPVQFYLYLHQVQGLEQGLYRFCPYLNRLYLQVAGDFSVQIAGMTASTDPNSNPGFIKQDYSLAAVHFFLAADFRHQSDKYGARAYRLTLLEAGHAAQNIMLVSTALGMTGVTLAGFYDERVNQFLQLDGVERAALYMIPIGREGGV, from the coding sequence ATGGAGAGCAACGGGCCGCACCATAACATACGCGAAGGGCGTTGGCTGGCCGCATCCAGACGGGCCTCGTCTGTGCAGGAGCGCATGGAGCTCAAGCGAAGCGAGATAGACAACCCGTTTCACCTTGCAGAAATGTATCATGCAAACAGCAAGTTCGATCCCGATCTGATGTCGTTGCAGTTGCCGTTGGACAAATACTCGGTGCCCGATGTGATGGAGGACGCGACCGAACACTACTTCGATCTCCCTCGTTTTGAAGAACTGCCGCCGTTGCCAGGAGCGTTTGGCGACGTCTTGCTCAGTCGCAGAAGCTCATGGGATTTCACGATGCCGATCGAACGGGAAGAGCTGATCTTGTTGCTCAAATACGCGTTGGGAACCAACGCGCTGAAGACGGTGCCAGACGGAGCGAAGGAATTGCAACTTCGTCTGCGCAGCTATCCGTCGGGCGGTGCGCTCTATCCGGTGCAGTTCTATCTCTATCTGCATCAGGTGCAAGGACTGGAGCAGGGCCTCTATCGGTTCTGTCCGTATTTAAACCGACTCTATCTGCAGGTCGCGGGGGACTTTAGCGTGCAGATCGCCGGAATGACCGCCTCGACCGATCCGAACAGCAATCCAGGCTTTATCAAGCAGGACTACAGTCTGGCTGCCGTTCATTTTTTCCTCGCGGCCGATTTTCGCCATCAGTCTGACAAATACGGGGCGCGTGCTTATCGCTTGACGCTGCTCGAGGCGGGTCATGCCGCGCAAAACATCATGTTGGTTTCCACGGCGCTTGGCATGACGGGCGTCACGCTAGCTGGGTTTTATGATGAACGGGTCAATCAGTTTTTACAGCTGGACGGCGTGGAGCGCGCGGCGCTGTACATGATTCCGATCGGGCGGGAAGGAGGAGTATAA
- a CDS encoding thiazolylpeptide-type bacteriocin produces the protein MEIKALEVTGLEVMDLNDAMALPETAASSGSSSSSGCSTCGSSSCCGSC, from the coding sequence ATGGAAATCAAAGCTCTCGAAGTTACTGGCTTGGAAGTAATGGATCTGAACGACGCAATGGCTCTGCCGGAGACTGCTGCATCGTCCGGTTCCTCCTCCAGCTCCGGTTGCTCCACTTGCGGTTCCAGCTCCTGCTGCGGTAGCTGCTAA
- a CDS encoding lantibiotic dehydratase C-terminal domain-containing protein — MWQAIHVYYYEDQKEALLLDAIRPLLQELRTKFGVERLHLRRHWKFGPHVVLQMEADHDRFTDSILPYVREALAPYLQAHPSLRTLDPAQYIQLSKTLGAWELEAGPYEPLQADNTVVELPFVRRSEVVNGVNVMTAIENFWVKALDAVLDIMEDSRGDTLKRYLWMIKMMAAVAEQFPSDGILRGHLSYRSHVEGFLKQMDQKGQLLAAYKQQEEQLGGIVEETLRDVLSKMDANGVYIGEERPLRIWSESLRDLFQECYTMAKDGKLTSSTDHYKDLAERIGQEAVDRWKMDDPEAGMSDFHKTLFAKQGNEQFFQSPEFATYRMLINVFYTYLPLFGINPNYKHLLCYLLCGAVERVKGITWQELVKGFGQSGGEGVPDEHEAKV; from the coding sequence GTGTGGCAAGCGATTCACGTGTACTACTATGAAGATCAAAAGGAGGCGCTCTTGCTGGACGCCATTCGTCCGCTGCTACAAGAGCTGCGCACGAAATTTGGCGTGGAGCGACTGCATTTGCGTCGCCACTGGAAATTTGGTCCGCATGTGGTGTTGCAGATGGAAGCGGATCATGATCGTTTCACCGATTCGATCCTGCCCTATGTGCGCGAGGCGCTGGCTCCCTATCTACAAGCGCACCCTTCACTTCGCACACTCGATCCGGCTCAGTATATTCAACTGAGTAAGACACTTGGGGCCTGGGAGTTAGAAGCGGGTCCTTACGAGCCGCTGCAGGCGGACAATACGGTTGTCGAACTGCCGTTTGTGCGCCGTTCGGAAGTGGTGAACGGGGTCAACGTGATGACAGCCATCGAAAACTTCTGGGTGAAGGCGCTCGATGCGGTGCTGGACATCATGGAGGACTCGCGCGGTGATACGCTCAAGCGCTACCTCTGGATGATCAAGATGATGGCGGCGGTCGCGGAGCAATTCCCGAGCGATGGAATCTTGCGCGGTCATCTGTCCTACCGCTCACACGTTGAGGGCTTTTTGAAACAGATGGATCAAAAAGGTCAACTGCTGGCTGCCTACAAACAGCAGGAGGAGCAACTTGGCGGCATCGTAGAGGAGACGCTTCGCGACGTGTTGAGCAAGATGGATGCGAACGGCGTGTACATCGGAGAAGAACGTCCGCTGCGCATCTGGTCGGAGTCGCTTCGTGATCTATTTCAGGAGTGCTACACGATGGCGAAGGATGGGAAGCTCACTTCGAGCACCGACCATTACAAGGATCTGGCTGAGCGCATCGGTCAGGAAGCGGTCGATCGTTGGAAGATGGATGACCCAGAGGCTGGCATGAGCGATTTCCATAAAACTTTGTTTGCCAAACAGGGCAACGAGCAGTTTTTCCAATCGCCGGAGTTTGCCACCTATCGAATGTTGATCAATGTTTTCTACACCTATCTACCCTTGTTTGGTATCAATCCGAACTATAAACATCTGCTCTGCTACCTGCTTTGCGGTGCGGTTGAGCGTGTGAAAGGGATCACTTGGCAGGAGTTGGTCAAGGGGTTTGGACAATCTGGTGGGGAAGGAGTTCCTGACGAGCATGAAGCCAAAGTATAA